In Campylobacter mucosalis, a single window of DNA contains:
- a CDS encoding ferritin-like domain-containing protein has translation MDFFEEIWGILNEGDIELKFLKFKQFYLEFKNTKDINFTRKTKARELENPSYFGFCDVVSMKNLNKKVPKEQKDAHFIHSVAHIEFSAIDIALDAVYRFDDLPREYYEDWLEVADDEIRHFRLISDLLAKKGVKYGDFQVHDGLFVALKKTQNSLVERMALLPRYMEANGLDANAHIIKKLSEQSGYDELISVLKVILKEEVSHVSKGNRWFGYACKRSGVDVGEYINIIRNLYPNSFINVRELNEADRLKAGFLQSELDEIKSLGGKR, from the coding sequence TTGGATTTTTTTGAGGAGATTTGGGGGATATTAAATGAGGGCGACATTGAGCTTAAGTTTTTAAAATTTAAGCAGTTTTATTTGGAATTTAAAAACACTAAAGATATAAATTTTACTCGCAAAACAAAAGCACGTGAGCTTGAAAATCCAAGCTATTTTGGTTTTTGCGATGTTGTGAGTATGAAAAATTTAAACAAAAAAGTGCCTAAAGAGCAAAAAGACGCACACTTTATACACTCGGTTGCACACATAGAATTTTCAGCCATAGATATAGCACTTGATGCTGTTTATAGGTTTGATGATTTGCCACGCGAGTATTATGAGGATTGGCTTGAGGTGGCAGATGATGAGATACGCCATTTTAGGCTTATTAGTGATTTACTGGCTAAGAAAGGCGTAAAATATGGAGATTTTCAGGTGCACGACGGACTATTTGTAGCGCTTAAAAAGACTCAAAATAGCCTAGTTGAGCGTATGGCGTTGCTACCAAGATATATGGAGGCAAATGGCCTTGATGCAAATGCTCATATTATTAAAAAATTAAGCGAACAGAGCGGTTATGACGAGCTTATATCTGTTTTAAAGGTTATTTTAAAAGAGGAAGTTAGCCACGTTAGCAAAGGAAATAGATGGTTTGGCTACGCTTGTAAAAGAAGCGGTGTAGATGTTGGCGAGTATATAAATATAATTAGAAATTTATATCCAAATTCCTTTATAAATGTTCGCGAGTTAAATGAAGCTGATAGACTAAAGGCTGGGTTTTTGCAAAGCGAACTTGATGAGATAAAGTCGCTTGGGGGCAAAAGATGA
- the murA gene encoding UDP-N-acetylglucosamine 1-carboxyvinyltransferase — MDFLQIQGKTKLSGSVSISGAKNAALPIIAMTLLAKNEVKITNVPNVADIKTLAQLLSNLGARCEFKTPNELIINTSNINSTKANYDIVRKMRASILTLGPLLARFGHCEVSLPGGCAIGQRPIDLHLSALEKMGANIQIKDGYVVATAENGLKGARIVFDKITVTGSENIIMAAALAHGTTHLVNVAKEPEVVQVCEILAKAGVKIEGIGTDELVIEGSGKRLLEIDKICVIPDRIEAGTYLCAGAITNSQITITNTQPKHLTAVLGKLEQMGFGFEISDGKITLLPAKTIKPCEIITTEYPGFPTDMQAQFMALALVADGVSTIDERLFENRFMHVSELARMGADIRLNGHIASIYGKSELNATDVMATDLRASSALILAALVANGTTKVHRIYHLDRGYESLELKLNSLGANIKRLSE, encoded by the coding sequence ATGGATTTTTTACAGATACAAGGAAAAACAAAACTAAGCGGTAGCGTATCAATAAGTGGTGCAAAAAATGCGGCTTTACCGATAATAGCAATGACACTTTTAGCAAAAAATGAGGTTAAAATAACAAATGTACCAAATGTGGCTGATATAAAAACTTTGGCTCAGCTACTATCAAATTTGGGTGCAAGGTGCGAATTTAAAACGCCAAATGAGCTAATCATAAACACCTCTAACATAAACTCAACAAAGGCAAATTACGATATCGTGCGTAAAATGAGAGCCTCTATCCTTACTCTTGGTCCACTACTTGCTAGATTTGGGCATTGTGAGGTTAGTTTGCCAGGAGGTTGCGCGATCGGACAAAGACCAATAGACCTGCACCTTAGTGCACTTGAAAAAATGGGTGCTAATATACAGATAAAAGACGGCTATGTCGTAGCTACAGCAGAAAATGGACTTAAGGGAGCAAGGATTGTGTTTGATAAAATAACCGTTACTGGAAGCGAAAACATAATAATGGCAGCTGCTCTAGCACACGGCACAACACATCTAGTAAACGTCGCAAAAGAGCCAGAGGTCGTGCAAGTATGTGAAATTTTAGCCAAAGCTGGCGTAAAAATAGAGGGTATTGGCACAGATGAGCTAGTCATCGAAGGTAGTGGCAAAAGGCTATTAGAGATTGACAAGATATGCGTTATTCCAGATAGAATAGAGGCTGGAACATATCTTTGTGCTGGTGCTATTACAAACTCACAAATAACAATCACAAATACCCAGCCAAAACACTTAACCGCAGTGCTTGGAAAGCTTGAGCAAATGGGCTTTGGCTTTGAAATTTCAGATGGTAAAATCACGCTTTTACCAGCTAAAACTATAAAACCTTGCGAGATTATCACGACTGAATATCCAGGTTTTCCAACCGATATGCAAGCACAATTTATGGCTCTAGCACTCGTAGCAGACGGTGTTAGCACTATAGATGAAAGGCTTTTTGAAAATAGATTTATGCACGTTAGCGAACTTGCAAGAATGGGTGCTGATATAAGGCTAAATGGGCATATCGCAAGTATTTACGGCAAAAGCGAACTAAACGCAACTGACGTTATGGCAACAGATCTTCGTGCTAGTTCGGCACTGATTTTAGCAGCCCTTGTAGCAAATGGAACAACTAAAGTGCATAGAATTTACCACCTAGACAGGGGATATGAAAGCCTAGAGCTAAAGCTAAATTCTCTTGGTGCAAACATAAAAAGGCTTAGCGAATGA
- a CDS encoding glycoside hydrolase family 3 N-terminal domain-containing protein translates to MRFLIFLLICLNLNAKEPSLREQVSQMIMVGVKDSGTKTLLSDAGYGRFGGVFISENSVKNKANLKSLTKSLKQKQSKILIAVAEQGGDESLLKKLGYESMSLRDVANSLDINLAKELFLKRANALKELGINVNLAPTADLYGDSFGKNSAKTSLYALVFIDSMKEAGVISVIKHFPGQCDIHSNTCLLAKETLSPFQNAINGGILAIVVGKFYVDNIDDKNPALFSNIITDKLLRDELGFNGVVFSVDFKNLNSIPLKERIVRFINAGGDVILFSDFYISDRKSAELITQHIIDAVNEKRITKDRIRASYERIMKLKGEIKD, encoded by the coding sequence ATGAGATTTTTAATTTTTCTTTTAATCTGCCTAAATTTGAACGCAAAAGAACCAAGTTTAAGAGAACAAGTTTCACAAATGATAATGGTTGGCGTAAAAGATAGTGGCACTAAAACACTGCTTAGTGACGCTGGATATGGGCGTTTTGGTGGAGTTTTTATATCAGAAAATAGCGTAAAAAACAAGGCAAATTTAAAATCTCTAACAAAATCTCTCAAACAAAAACAGAGTAAAATTTTAATAGCCGTTGCCGAGCAGGGCGGAGATGAGAGTCTTTTAAAAAAGCTAGGATATGAGAGTATGTCTTTGCGAGATGTGGCAAACTCGCTTGATATAAATTTGGCAAAGGAGCTGTTTTTAAAAAGAGCCAATGCCCTAAAAGAGCTAGGTATAAATGTAAATTTAGCACCAACGGCCGATCTTTATGGGGATTCGTTTGGCAAAAATAGTGCCAAAACTAGCCTTTATGCTTTGGTCTTTATTGATAGCATGAAAGAAGCTGGTGTGATAAGTGTTATAAAACATTTTCCTGGGCAGTGTGACATACATAGCAACACTTGTCTTCTTGCTAAAGAGACATTATCGCCGTTTCAAAATGCGATAAATGGTGGGATTTTGGCTATCGTGGTTGGAAAATTTTATGTGGATAATATCGATGATAAAAATCCAGCCCTGTTTTCAAATATCATAACTGACAAGCTTTTGCGTGATGAGCTTGGTTTTAATGGTGTTGTTTTTAGCGTGGATTTTAAAAATTTAAACTCAATACCGCTAAAAGAGAGGATAGTGCGTTTTATAAATGCCGGCGGGGACGTGATTTTATTTAGTGATTTTTATATTAGTGATAGAAAGAGTGCCGAGCTAATAACCCAGCACATTATAGACGCCGTCAATGAAAAACGCATTACAAAAGATCGCATTAGGGCGTCTTATGAACGCATTATGAAGCTTAAAGGCGAGATTAAAGATTAA
- the tmk gene encoding dTMP kinase, whose amino-acid sequence MYVVFEGIDGVGKSTQIKLVAKKNPNTIITKEPGGSEFGKFAREILLKNQLNLSTRAEMLLFLADRAEHAKKVILPNQDKLILSDRSFISGVAYAKANDENLNFDELLFLNKFALDNTLPDKIIFFKTNKNLLLKRLSNRGTSDNIEKRGAQYLLNVQEIMDEFLQSLNIDVLKINADEKIDEIHTKIVNFLNL is encoded by the coding sequence ATGTATGTAGTTTTTGAAGGAATAGACGGGGTTGGTAAAAGCACCCAAATAAAGCTAGTGGCTAAAAAAAATCCAAATACTATAATCACAAAAGAGCCTGGCGGAAGCGAATTTGGCAAATTTGCACGTGAAATTTTACTAAAAAACCAGCTAAATTTATCAACCAGGGCAGAGATGTTGCTATTTTTAGCAGATAGAGCAGAACACGCTAAAAAGGTGATTTTGCCAAATCAAGACAAGCTAATCCTAAGCGATAGAAGCTTTATCTCTGGTGTAGCTTACGCAAAGGCAAATGATGAAAATTTAAACTTTGATGAGCTACTTTTTTTAAACAAATTTGCCCTTGACAATACGCTCCCAGATAAAATTATATTTTTTAAAACCAATAAAAATCTGCTTTTAAAAAGGCTATCAAACCGCGGAACTAGCGACAATATAGAAAAAAGAGGGGCTCAGTATCTGCTTAATGTTCAAGAGATTATGGATGAGTTTTTACAAAGCCTAAATATCGATGTTTTAAAGATAAATGCGGACGAAAAAATAGACGAAATTCACACTAAAATCGTTAATTTTCTTAATCTTTAA
- the gatB gene encoding Asp-tRNA(Asn)/Glu-tRNA(Gln) amidotransferase subunit GatB gives MFEVVIGLEVHTQLNTNTKIFCSCSTSFGDDANTHVCPTCLALPGALPVLNKEAVKKAISFGTAVNATINKKSIFNRKNYFYPDLPKAYQISQFEVPIVENGELFIEVNGEKKRIGITRAHLEEDAGKNIHEGARSLVDLNRAGTPLLEIVSEPDLRSSDEAVAYLKKLHSILRFLNISDANMQEGSFRCDANVSIRPKGDTKLYTRVEIKNLNSFKFIQKAIEYEVERQTIAWEDGKYDDEVYQETRLFDTTNLVTRSMRGKEDSAEYRYFPDPDLLPVEVDEAMYNEAIKIPELADEKVVRYQKEFGIKEDDALNLVATIEMARYFEELVGAKISPKLCVTWVLVELLGRLKNGVTIENSPVNVAKMTELLKRIEDGTISAKAAKEVLDYLMNNDESVDSVIQKLGLKQVSDDGAIETIIDQILNANADKVAEYKAGKDKMFGFFVGQVMKEGKGAFNPAKVNEILKSKLS, from the coding sequence ATGTTTGAAGTCGTTATCGGACTTGAAGTCCATACTCAATTAAATACAAATACGAAAATTTTCTGCTCTTGCTCGACTAGCTTTGGCGATGACGCAAACACGCACGTTTGTCCGACCTGCCTTGCTTTGCCAGGTGCTTTGCCTGTTTTAAATAAAGAGGCTGTAAAAAAGGCGATTAGCTTTGGGACTGCTGTAAATGCGACAATTAATAAAAAATCAATCTTTAACCGCAAAAACTACTTCTATCCAGACCTACCAAAGGCGTATCAAATTTCGCAGTTTGAAGTGCCAATCGTTGAAAATGGCGAACTTTTTATAGAGGTAAATGGCGAGAAAAAACGTATCGGTATAACTCGTGCTCACCTTGAAGAGGATGCTGGTAAAAATATCCACGAGGGCGCTAGAAGTTTAGTTGATTTAAACCGTGCTGGTACACCTTTGCTTGAAATTGTTTCAGAACCTGATTTAAGAAGCTCAGATGAGGCGGTGGCGTATCTTAAAAAACTACACTCAATCTTGCGATTTTTAAACATATCAGACGCAAATATGCAAGAGGGCTCATTTCGCTGTGACGCAAACGTGAGCATTCGCCCAAAGGGAGATACAAAGCTTTACACTAGAGTTGAGATTAAAAATTTAAACTCATTTAAATTTATTCAAAAGGCGATTGAATACGAAGTAGAGCGACAAACTATCGCTTGGGAGGACGGCAAATACGATGATGAAGTCTATCAAGAAACACGCCTTTTTGATACGACAAATCTCGTAACTCGCTCAATGCGTGGTAAAGAAGATAGTGCTGAGTATCGCTACTTCCCAGATCCTGATTTGTTACCTGTTGAAGTTGATGAGGCAATGTATAACGAAGCGATAAAAATTCCAGAGCTAGCTGATGAGAAGGTTGTAAGATACCAAAAAGAGTTTGGCATAAAAGAAGATGATGCGTTAAATTTAGTAGCGACTATTGAGATGGCAAGGTATTTTGAAGAGCTTGTCGGTGCTAAAATTTCGCCAAAACTTTGCGTTACTTGGGTTTTAGTTGAGCTTCTTGGGCGTCTTAAAAACGGCGTTACGATTGAAAATAGCCCTGTAAATGTAGCTAAAATGACCGAGCTTTTAAAGCGTATTGAAGACGGCACGATAAGTGCAAAAGCTGCAAAAGAGGTGCTTGATTATCTAATGAATAACGATGAGAGCGTTGATAGCGTGATACAAAAGCTTGGCTTAAAGCAGGTTAGCGATGATGGAGCGATAGAGACAATAATAGATCAAATTTTAAATGCAAACGCCGATAAAGTCGCTGAATACAAAGCTGGTAAGGATAAGATGTTTGGCTTTTTTGTTGGACAAGTGATGAAAGAGGGTAAGGGTGCATTTAACCCTGCTAAGGTAAATGAAATTTTAAAATCAAAACTTAGTTAA
- a CDS encoding NAD(P)H-dependent glycerol-3-phosphate dehydrogenase — protein sequence MKLAVIGAGKWGSALFHAFKQNCECVISSRTKRDLPNFVDLKTALECEYLVFTIPTQSISEWLSQNFIFKNQKILVASKGIETKSGKFLNEIYENFVPSENLCFLSGPTFAKEVEKKLPCALVVSSTNLELAKIYADFFPDYMKAYVSDDVVGAEICGAYKNVIAIAGGVCDGLGLGNNARASLISRGLVEMARFGKFFGAKDDTFMGLSGAGDLFLTASSVLSRNYRVGNGLARNESLDKILNELGEVAEGVATAFAICKISKENGIYTPIANEVAKMLDGKDVYESVKALLGRR from the coding sequence ATGAAACTCGCAGTTATCGGTGCTGGTAAATGGGGTAGTGCGTTATTTCACGCATTTAAGCAAAATTGTGAGTGCGTTATCAGCTCACGCACCAAGCGAGATTTACCAAATTTTGTGGATTTAAAAACGGCATTGGAGTGTGAATATCTAGTTTTTACCATACCGACGCAAAGCATTAGCGAGTGGTTAAGTCAAAATTTCATTTTTAAAAATCAAAAAATTTTAGTTGCAAGTAAAGGTATTGAGACAAAAAGTGGTAAATTTTTAAATGAAATTTACGAAAACTTCGTGCCAAGCGAGAATTTATGCTTTTTATCTGGTCCAACATTTGCAAAAGAGGTTGAGAAAAAACTGCCTTGTGCGTTGGTTGTAAGCTCAACTAATTTAGAATTAGCCAAAATTTACGCTGATTTTTTCCCGGATTATATGAAAGCCTACGTTTCAGATGATGTCGTTGGGGCTGAGATTTGCGGTGCTTATAAAAACGTCATTGCCATTGCCGGTGGGGTTTGCGATGGACTTGGGCTAGGCAATAACGCAAGGGCAAGTCTAATCTCTCGTGGGCTTGTTGAGATGGCTAGATTTGGCAAATTTTTTGGTGCAAAAGACGATACGTTTATGGGGCTTAGTGGGGCGGGGGATCTGTTTCTTACCGCTTCAAGCGTGCTTTCACGAAATTACAGGGTTGGCAACGGACTTGCACGTAATGAGAGCTTGGATAAAATTTTAAACGAGCTTGGCGAGGTTGCTGAGGGCGTGGCGACTGCCTTTGCAATTTGTAAAATTTCAAAAGAAAATGGCATTTATACGCCAATTGCCAATGAAGTGGCAAAAATGCTTGACGGCAAGGATGTTTATGAAAGCGTAAAGGCACTTTTGGGGCGTAGATGA
- a CDS encoding UbiX family flavin prenyltransferase: MKVVVAISGASGAMLGVRLVNELAKAHDTHVVVSNGAKEVLRLENKINIDEILKTLNVKIYDDSNLGAQISSGSFMSEAVFITPCSINTLGKIASGISDTLISRVGAVALKQRQKLILGVREMPFSTINLEQMSKLSAYGAIIAPPVLGYYADISNVDEMENFIIGKWLDAAGISNKIYKRWKEI, encoded by the coding sequence ATGAAAGTTGTTGTTGCAATAAGTGGTGCAAGTGGTGCTATGCTTGGAGTTAGGCTAGTAAATGAACTAGCAAAAGCCCACGATACGCACGTTGTGGTAAGCAATGGAGCAAAAGAGGTTTTAAGGCTTGAAAATAAAATAAATATAGATGAAATTTTAAAAACTCTAAATGTTAAAATTTACGATGATAGCAATCTTGGAGCGCAAATTTCATCAGGGTCATTTATGAGTGAGGCTGTTTTTATCACGCCATGCTCTATAAATACGCTTGGCAAGATAGCTTCAGGTATCTCAGATACGCTTATCTCAAGGGTTGGGGCAGTCGCGTTAAAACAAAGACAAAAGCTCATCCTTGGCGTTAGAGAGATGCCTTTTTCAACCATAAATTTAGAGCAAATGAGCAAACTATCGGCATACGGAGCAATAATCGCGCCACCTGTTTTGGGGTATTATGCAGATATTAGCAATGTTGATGAAATGGAAAATTTCATCATCGGAAAGTGGCTTGATGCCGCTGGAATTAGCAACAAAATTTACAAAAGATGGAAAGAGATATGA
- a CDS encoding molybdopterin molybdotransferase MoeA — MIQANEAFLKISENFSIDKHEIISTQNALGYKLFDDILAIKNLPAFDNSALDGYAVKFDEQKNGYVLKDSIFAGEKKELSINGNECVKIMTGAPFPKGADSVIRLEDAIQKDGKIYANSNFKKGDAHRFLGEETKVGEILLTKNTTLTPIHIMYLAAQGITHVKVYKKPKIAIFSSGDELKEPWEWADELEIYNANAYGVASLLSHYGFSSDYLGIIKDDLDATINSFKQIDGYDVVFCSGGASKGEADYMKTALVSLGYTEIFSRINIRPGGPCKAFTKDNKLIFILPGNPMAAYLCAFLFALPVLLGKEHDKVVAKAMQEIKLKQGRANVVLGSVNFTQNECEFHITDNNNFGSGMIKPLIKSNALYLSDATQDGIKKDSVIKVIRFS, encoded by the coding sequence ATGATACAGGCAAACGAAGCTTTTTTAAAAATTTCAGAAAATTTTAGCATTGATAAGCATGAGATAATAAGCACTCAAAATGCCTTAGGATACAAACTTTTTGATGATATTTTAGCGATAAAAAACCTCCCTGCTTTTGACAACTCCGCTCTTGACGGATACGCGGTTAAATTTGATGAGCAAAAAAATGGCTATGTGCTAAAAGATAGTATATTTGCTGGTGAGAAAAAAGAGCTTAGTATAAATGGCAACGAGTGCGTTAAGATAATGACTGGTGCACCTTTTCCAAAAGGTGCTGATAGCGTTATTAGACTAGAAGATGCAATCCAAAAAGATGGCAAAATTTATGCAAATTCTAACTTTAAAAAAGGCGACGCACATAGATTTTTAGGAGAAGAAACGAAAGTCGGCGAAATTTTACTAACAAAAAACACAACCCTAACACCAATACACATAATGTATCTAGCCGCTCAAGGAATAACGCACGTAAAGGTGTATAAAAAGCCAAAAATTGCCATATTTTCTAGCGGAGATGAGTTAAAAGAGCCTTGGGAATGGGCAGATGAGCTTGAAATTTACAATGCAAACGCATACGGAGTCGCTTCACTGCTAAGTCATTATGGATTTAGTAGCGACTATCTTGGAATCATAAAAGACGACCTGGACGCAACAATAAATTCCTTTAAGCAAATAGATGGTTATGATGTAGTTTTTTGCTCTGGTGGAGCAAGTAAAGGCGAGGCGGACTATATGAAAACTGCGTTAGTATCGCTAGGATATACTGAAATTTTTAGCAGAATAAACATAAGACCAGGAGGACCTTGCAAGGCATTTACAAAGGATAACAAGCTCATTTTTATACTTCCAGGAAACCCTATGGCAGCGTATCTTTGTGCGTTTTTGTTTGCTTTGCCAGTGCTTTTGGGTAAAGAGCACGACAAGGTGGTAGCAAAAGCTATGCAGGAGATAAAGCTAAAGCAAGGTCGTGCAAATGTGGTTTTAGGTAGTGTAAATTTCACACAAAATGAGTGCGAATTTCACATTACTGATAATAATAATTTTGGCTCAGGTATGATAAAACCGCTCATAAAAAGCAATGCTTTGTATCTTTCTGACGCCACGCAAGATGGTATTAAAAAAGATAGCGTTATAAAAGTCATAAGGTTTTCTTGA
- a CDS encoding NlpC/P60 family protein, producing MKKTIFACLLVGIFFAGCSFNSQTKPNLPPENVATSDSLPSDFGRDFGYANQGVFELDKYIGTKSGFDCSSFVSLVNKEFNNIFFEESLVSDFYDKSGRKSKAIFNFYESKDRIVFNEPQAGDLIFFANTLGRGVQKNKDKKNITHVGIITKIMPDNTIEFAHYAKGRVKNGYINLDNKDTHKIGKKEVNSYIVSCAKNKISCLSSNRFAGFGRVR from the coding sequence ATGAAAAAGACTATATTTGCTTGTTTGCTTGTCGGGATATTTTTTGCAGGTTGTAGCTTTAATAGCCAAACAAAACCAAATTTACCACCAGAAAATGTAGCCACGAGTGATAGCTTACCAAGCGACTTTGGTAGAGATTTTGGATATGCAAATCAAGGCGTTTTTGAGCTTGATAAGTATATAGGGACAAAGAGCGGATTTGACTGCTCTAGCTTTGTTTCGTTGGTAAATAAAGAATTTAACAATATCTTTTTTGAAGAGAGTTTAGTAAGTGATTTTTATGATAAAAGTGGTAGAAAATCAAAGGCGATTTTTAACTTTTATGAGAGTAAGGATAGGATAGTTTTTAACGAGCCTCAGGCTGGGGATTTGATATTTTTTGCAAATACTCTTGGTAGAGGCGTTCAAAAAAATAAAGATAAAAAAAATATAACTCACGTTGGTATAATAACTAAAATAATGCCAGATAACACAATAGAATTTGCCCACTATGCCAAAGGCAGAGTGAAAAATGGTTACATAAATTTAGATAACAAAGATACACACAAAATCGGTAAAAAAGAGGTTAATAGCTACATTGTAAGCTGTGCTAAAAACAAAATTTCTTGCCTTAGCTCAAATAGGTTTGCTGGTTTTGGCAGAGTTAGATAA
- a CDS encoding SixA phosphatase family protein produces MKRIYFMRHAKAESQSDNKKDFTRELNGRGKEDIELMAKVLKGLNVKIDAVFCSEATRCEHSAKRLISELNLKKKPKSVASFYNASYEKLLSFISGIDDKFNDVLIIAHNPAITEICEHLSDSAIGNIPTSGIFAIEFDCEFANIKEGEGRALFFEYPKKYKKSSK; encoded by the coding sequence ATGAAGCGTATATACTTTATGCGTCACGCAAAAGCAGAGAGTCAGAGTGATAACAAAAAGGACTTTACAAGAGAGCTAAACGGCAGAGGTAAAGAGGATATCGAGCTAATGGCTAAAGTGCTAAAGGGGCTTAATGTTAAAATAGACGCCGTTTTTTGCAGTGAAGCAACTAGATGTGAACATAGTGCAAAAAGGCTTATATCCGAGCTTAACCTTAAGAAAAAGCCAAAAAGTGTGGCAAGTTTTTACAACGCTAGTTATGAAAAGCTATTAAGTTTCATATCAGGGATTGATGATAAATTTAATGATGTTTTGATAATAGCACACAATCCAGCCATAACTGAAATTTGCGAACATCTAAGCGACTCCGCGATAGGCAACATACCTACAAGCGGGATATTTGCTATTGAGTTTGATTGTGAGTTTGCAAATATCAAAGAGGGCGAGGGTAGGGCGTTGTTTTTTGAGTATCCAAAAAAATACAAAAAATCCTCAAAATAA
- the flgA gene encoding flagellar basal body P-ring formation chaperone FlgA: protein MYCVDSQFITLKTFGFDGENNEILDMKAHRALKIDTQTLSKILTSNFKSFIDKSGGNVAFIRNCTNLDSLQEGFLKTLSDLHQGISVKSLTIEPQNLLPQDFDSYKFKELVLNEAIKSSGVFRAVFEQSDFSTKSLFFKYSFDAKMPVFMALNSMQPKHVLSALDYTSSFVEFNKFNKNSLSKIEPRLIVKTPIKHGEILMDRYFLKDTLVKKGDTLNAIISEDGVNIIIKAKALENANLGEIINIRTKDNKTYKATISSKKEVIIR from the coding sequence ATGTATTGCGTTGATAGCCAGTTTATCACACTAAAAACATTTGGTTTTGATGGCGAAAATAACGAAATTTTAGATATGAAAGCTCACAGGGCATTAAAAATCGACACACAAACTCTATCTAAAATTCTCACTTCAAATTTTAAAAGCTTTATAGATAAAAGCGGTGGCAATGTCGCGTTTATCAGAAACTGCACAAATTTAGATAGTTTGCAAGAGGGATTTTTAAAAACATTAAGCGATTTACACCAAGGCATTAGCGTAAAAAGCTTAACGATAGAGCCACAAAATTTGCTCCCGCAAGACTTTGATAGCTACAAATTTAAAGAGTTAGTTTTAAACGAAGCTATCAAATCATCAGGAGTGTTTAGAGCAGTCTTTGAACAGAGTGATTTTAGCACAAAAAGTCTGTTTTTTAAATACAGCTTTGACGCTAAAATGCCGGTATTTATGGCACTAAATTCAATGCAACCAAAGCATGTATTAAGTGCACTAGACTACACATCAAGCTTTGTTGAGTTTAATAAATTTAATAAAAATAGCCTAAGCAAAATCGAGCCAAGATTGATAGTAAAAACGCCGATTAAACATGGCGAAATTTTAATGGATAGATATTTTTTAAAAGATACCCTAGTTAAAAAGGGCGATACGCTAAATGCGATAATTAGCGAAGACGGAGTAAATATTATCATTAAAGCAAAGGCCTTAGAAAACGCAAATTTAGGCGAAATAATTAACATAAGAACAAAAGATAACAAAACATACAAAGCCACGATATCATCAAAAAAAGAGGTTATCATAAGATGA
- the coaD gene encoding pantetheine-phosphate adenylyltransferase, translated as MKACIYPGTFDPITNGHVDVIKRATKIFDNVIVAVAKSESKNPFFSLDDRIKMAKISTKDFLNVEVVGFENLLVDFAKSRDINTVIRGLRAVSDFEYELQIGYANASLWDKFETVYLMPSLKNAFISSSIVRSVLKHNGDVSKLVPSEILAFLGENRQCM; from the coding sequence ATGAAAGCTTGTATATATCCAGGAACGTTTGATCCGATTACAAATGGGCACGTTGACGTTATAAAAAGGGCTACTAAAATTTTTGATAATGTAATAGTAGCAGTGGCAAAAAGTGAGAGTAAAAATCCATTTTTTAGCCTTGATGACCGAATAAAAATGGCTAAAATTTCTACAAAAGATTTTTTAAATGTAGAGGTTGTTGGGTTTGAAAATTTACTTGTTGATTTTGCCAAAAGCAGAGACATAAACACAGTTATACGCGGACTTCGTGCGGTCAGCGACTTTGAGTATGAGTTGCAAATAGGCTACGCAAATGCCTCGCTTTGGGACAAGTTTGAAACGGTTTATCTAATGCCTAGCCTAAAAAACGCCTTTATTTCAAGCTCTATAGTAAGATCGGTTTTAAAGCACAATGGCGACGTAAGTAAACTAGTGCCGAGTGAAATTTTAGCTTTTTTAGGGGAAAATAGGCAATGTATGTAG